In Mercenaria mercenaria strain notata chromosome 13, MADL_Memer_1, whole genome shotgun sequence, the DNA window GGCAATGGCCAGATCTGATCTTATCTGAATAAAAATAGAAGTAATTGTCATTTTCAGTTTGTGTGATATTTCATTGTAATATTCCACCATCCTTTTAAGTTCTCTCGGAGTATTAaagtgcaaaatttcaaatttgatcGTAAATATTACCCATTATAACAATGTACGATATGGCAAATGGACTTGAAATTGTTCATTTCAAGAGACTAGAGTGTCATCTTCTGTTGCAGGAAGTCAGATATTTTCATTACATTGTTCTGCCTACAAATAAGTTCACTCTGAAACCATGACAACATTTTCCAAAATCATCTTCTTCCTTAAGTTTTTCCAGGACAAACATAAttccttttaaaaataattcctaGTATCTTAGAGAACGTTCAAACATTTATAATGAGTACGTGTTACATTCTAAAGCTTTCTGTGTTGAGCGTAGACTGTGGATCTAGATTCGAAAATACTATAATCATTAGCAATTTCTCAGCACTGTTCTACCATCCAATTAGTTCCCCTTTGAAACCATGGTAAAATTTTCCAGAACCCTCTTCTCCCTGCAGTTTTTCCAGAACTGACATAATTCCTTTTACGCTTTCTTCTGTGGTAATGAGTGCACTCTCCCCGCCCATTTCTGTCTTTACCCAGCCCGGATGGATAGCCGTACACAATATGCCATCCACTTTTAAATCCAGACTTAGGTTTGAGGTGATCATATTAAGTGCAGCCTGTAAAAAACATATTAATATATAGTCTGTAAAAATACATTCTAACAATATAGCTCGATtttttgtcagttaaacaaaTAAGGAAATCAGGTGttgtatattctgaaataaacaaCAGTTGAAACGCGGACCGGAGAGAAAACAGTGTGATACTAAATAACCATGTGACGCCTGTTTATTATTCCGAAGCAATTTTTCAGCATAATATTTTATCGGGTGTTTATGAGCATAACAGCATGTCTCAATGAATATAAACAATGCATTTTCTAACgttcatttaatatttaataattacataagaAACAAATCATAAACTGATAAGAACAGTATACGTATTACTCTGTGAGAAAACATGGATCAATAGTATGTAAAAGGCAAGTGAAGTGGTTCTTTTTTACTATAGTATGCTAAAAGAGCAAAATTAAAAGTCATGAGAAACAACCACTTTATAATTCAACGGATATtgccaattttgatgacattgCAAACCATCTAAAGCTGAAGACGAACCACttaacttttatcaaacttgtacacaactgaTACATAAATGAATAATGTTAAATAGACAATGAGGCACAcgtgaacaaaaaataaatagatgaaaaACACATTTAGAAAACGATTTTTGCTCTGTTTTAAAgtacttaaaatcatttttacctTTGAAGTTCTAGATGGATAACTTCCACCTGTTGAATTTTCAGAAATTGACCCTGTACCAGAAGATATATTAATAATTCCAGCTTTGCTACAAGACAATGGATCGGTTGGGTGTTGCCTGGCAGCTTGTTTCAACAGCGGCAGAAACGCCTGATAAAGTTGAAAGTacaattttgcaatattttccgtaattaatgcatttattttaaactttgtatTAGTTGCCCTATTCTGTACtcagtatttaaatatttacaattacgTACTAAGATGTAAATGCAATGTAAAAGCGGTACCAGGAATAAAGACAAATTGGAATTTAAGCTTGTTTATGGCAAACCAACCCCACATTTACCCTATATACTAATAAAATGAATGTGCTTTTGGATCGTAGAGTCCATGCAACGTTAGTGttcagcttaagccggtgctagggggaaGCAAATGATGTTGCACCTTTCACTATCTTTCGTGAACACTATAAAAACTAGTCCGTTATTATTTTGACTGTTtgtgttctttgcttccaaaggatcgtcttACAAATTTGATTCTGTTAGCACCTGTGTCACCATCAATGGTCCAACAGCATTCACTTCATAATGCCTCTTCATTTCTTCCCTGGTAACATCCACGAGGCCAATGGGAACGTAAACTCCACTGTTGTTGATGAGCAGGTTCAAGCCTTCATTTTCAACAATCGAAGCAACAAGCAATTTTGCTTTCTCTATAGTGTCCTGCTTCACAacatctaaataaatataataaacagtTATTATTCAAATAAGATCTACAGCACTAACACATACTTTGTCAAGGGTCGCAATGTTACaatagtttgtatttttgcaaaagaTATCCCAGTATTGCAGATCACTATGGATGTTATAGTAAATGTAGCTCAGCACAACAGTAAACATTGTCCATTTGAAACTGTGAAACCTAGATAGTTGTAAGAATCCTTTCAAACTGTATGGTAAATACTTTTACAATATATCAAACAGCATGCAaggaaattttagaaatttacaagattttagaaaattttggaatTCTCTGCCCGACAACTTACTCCAGAATGCGTCTTTGATAAGTAAAATGTTATTTCCTTGTCACTTACAGTGACTAGAACAAATTTTACACTGAGGCTACCAATTTAACTAAATTAGGTTGAACACCGACCTAGCTCAACAACTCGCACTTGTGGATTTGATTCTGCAATTGCATTCAattcctgaaaatataaaaccAGAAAGTCAGCTAACTTATAAGGGTACTTCTGCATAAATCATATGTACTATGTAATTAAACTTGAACCACTGTTCACCTCACAGTGCCAAATTTTatggatattttttgtttttgcttttatattCTATTTTCATTGAGAAGAAAATTTCCCCCAAAATGTGAAGGAGTCGAtttaaagggactgacctccaaattttaagatattaggACTGACTGAAACTTTGTTCTAGACTTTTAATACTGACGGATTATATGTTAGcacatatattattattaattctaacacgatctgcagctattggtatataaacatatagatCTAGCGAAattgcctatacatgaatctacgatatatttcaccccctatgattgtggcataagagattctacttcagttccgttacatacaaattatttcagggccaaacggttgaaaacagcatctcAAAAACATAAGTATGATAAaatgtcatactgacttatgtgtaggaccgtaaaacacgtttcgatctctacaagcgaattcaattagcttaattaagattcagcggtgacgtcataaagtatgacgtcataatgatgtgacgtcatataaagttaagctcgtaacttgtaacacagggtcaactcgcctaatttgatgattctcttcgtaattagtttgcgagctgttagattactaaattataaatacttctcaaaattctgataaaaagaaacaaatatctatacgttccattggctatgcagctctttctaaccatagggggtaaattgtaacagcatatgacccgaatgacgtattacgctgaaaatgtagtactgtaaaatgcgaattatttgcgttgttagaatcgaaataataaatatgttccaataattttatcaattaataaaacatgggcaggagtttggatgcgaataattaaatcactcgtgctacgcactcgtgatttaattattacgcatccaaactgctacgcactcgtgatttaattattacgcatccaaactcctgcccatattttattaactgataaaatataggaacagatttattatttgttaattaaaccACAGTTTATATAGCACCATTTTCATGCACATGTagacgttcaaaagtgctttacagaataaattgcaaacaatataaacaaatacgcgttcaacacaaacaaaaaatgcattccacatcaacaaaacaaaacaaacatatatttaaaagtatttagatCTAAGTGACCCTtggataaaatactgttttactttgttttatgAACAGGaaaaaatgtatcggtcagttaacgaaatgttgtacaaagaattGGATTTTAAGCAGGCTGTTGAAAGCAGCTGGCGAgtgagcttccctgatcttgatggaaagggagttccaaagctttggagcagtggaCGAAAATTTATCGCGCAATAAACCGCAAATTATCTATTTTTTGATAACTGAAGTGTTCATTCAATTCGAAAACTGCTACATGTAGATCTAGTTTCGTTTTAGAACAAGGAAGAATTTTcggtttgaaaataaattaataatgtgaaaactacCCTAATTTCATCCCGCTAATCGTATGCCCTACTGATCCGCCAATGACACTAACTGTAATACTATAGCGAAATACCAGACATGATTTACTTACCGTAGCCGCAACAGGATTCCTACAACATGCGAACAGGAATTTTGGAGGTTCTGTCAGCTGAAGAAACTGTTTCACGATCTCCAGACCTATGCCTCGATTACAACCAGTGATTAATACTGATTTCGGAGAAAGCATTTCGAAACGGCGTCCTTGATATTAACCCATTTATAACTTTGACGAATAATACCGTTGTCGTCTGAAAATGCGGTTATGTAAGATTAGATTGTGTGTAACCCAGATATAGTAaagaaatatgagccgcaccacgagaaaaccaacatagtgcgtttacggacagcatggatccagaccagcctgcgcatccgcgcagtctggtcaggatccatgctgttcgctaatggttttttttcattgcaataggcttttaaagcgaagagcatggatcctgaccagactacgcggatgcgcaggctgggttggatccatgctggtcgcaaacgcactatgttggttttctcatggcgcggcttatatgcCTTTTTATATGCAGGATTCTGTGTACTGCTTGAAACACTTCATTAAGTATATACTTGTCATATCATTCAATATGTTTCTCtgttttttaggggtttttttttttgggggggggataTCGTTATGTCTTCAGCGAGAAAACCCCTTTCCGTCGCacttattttaaaatgttcagaCATACCGGTACAGAAGAGGTGTAAGCCAGGCATGTGTCCCAACTGATACCGTGTAAAACCAGATATCTTTCCCTTAAAAGTTCAAAAAGTTCATAGATAGGGAGTTTATTTAAGGAGATGCGTCATAAGATATTGCAGTTTTATATGCGGAGTTTTAAATCTGACTAAAATCGAGAAAAGATGCGAGTACGTTTGAGTTGGTAAGTCATTAGTTAGTAAGTAGTAGGCCTACGTATGACTTATTACATTTATGTGTAAACTGGTACCAGGACAGTTCCATGTAATTCAACATACAGTTGTACCATACTTTGAAAAACACGTTCGATCCCTgctttttaaagaagaaaaaaaaacgaaatttcaCAGCAATGAGCCTAGAAGAATATCAAGACAAAAACCCTAGTTAAAGATCAATGAgaattcctatgatgtttcattcAAATCCGTGGAAAAGTCGGTTATAAATGAcctttaaataaacataattcTGCATTAAATAACCCGACGATCTGAGCAACTAGGATTATTACACACACACCTGTGAGGTTGAAGTCCGACCAGGATTTATGAAGATGAAACAAGGACAATAATCTCTATGCAGCAAGTTTGTGTAAACAAATCAAAGACCCATAACGCAATGAAAATTATTCGCTCGTAAACCCCGAGACTTGGTACTGgtcattcctataaagtttctttcaaatcatgTGACAACAAACAGTAATGTACTAATATTACAGAGGAAGACTTGATAAGTCTTTAGTTGGCAATAAACTTTGAGGGTCATAACTCCACATAATCTAATATGGGAGGCCCCGGCGATGTGCGAAACTACCTAACAAAATCACTTCAGTGTGAAGTTTCAGTGATATCTGGCCTGGAGTTATGTAGAGGAAGCGCATTCAAACTAAATGCGGGTCCACTCACGGACAGtctgatggacggacagacggagacTGTCTTATCTATCGCGACCGTGAAAAACAGGAATACATAATGATATCACAACTATAATGATATCAAGAAATAGAAAACTGACCACTAAACCCTATAAAATACGACACTGAAGAAGTATAGCAGTACACAGCGAGTTAATCCCGTGAAATATCTGGGGAATATTTACATAATCGCATTTTAGACGACAACGGTAGATTCTTTTTATCATTCGTCTAAAGCGAATGAGTTAATATCAAGGACGCCGATAATAATTGTGTCAAAATGCTTTCTCCAAAGTCGGTTTTAATCACTGGATGTAATCGCGGCATTGGTTTGGAGTTCGTGAAACAGTTTCTTCGACTAGCAAAACCACCTAAATTCTTGTTCGCATGTTGTAGGAATCCTGGTGCGGCTACGGTAAGTAACCCATGGTCATGTGAATTCAGTACAGTAATGGGTCAGAGAAAGCTATTTATAGTTTTCACAGTTGTGATCTTTTATAGACAGGCTTGACTTATATAAGTTTTGGcataatatgatatatttttgtatattgttGCTTAGTTGGACCGCATTTCACAGCTTCAGTTTTATGAATAtcattgtattttgtaacaaattacaaaaaaaaagctaGAGCTAgatctatttatagttttttttctgcagaagtaaaataaaattcaGCTCCAACGTTCACTTAAGTATTACCATGTTATCAGGAGCTACGGATAATTTTATCAAAACCGGAAATTtctcattcaaaatgaaagtacagTTACAAAGTAAATAGACTCTATTTGTAGATTGTACTATAGTTTTGAGGTTTGAGCGTTTTCAACCCTAAACTCGTTCGCCgattctaaatttctaaaatggactggtagcttacatcattcagtttgggcagtaccacttattattcaaagaaaatgacagaggtgttcactgaaaaattactgactgaatagcgaacagtgcagaccatgatcagcctgcacatccgtgtaggcactggtcgctaaggcaaaatcacttgccagcagcaggctataggttaaggaaatcagcatgatttgctTTGCCTTATTTAGACTAGAACAACTACTAATTATGTTATAATCTGTCACATAGGCGGCTAGGGTTCAATAGATCTGCTCAAAGTTCAAagaatttctttcattattttaaagttattttgtgttttattaatcTAACATTACTGTCatgtacaaataaattaatatcgtTTATACTGCTGTTTCACAACAGTGTCGGAAGATTCGGGGAGTCTCAGTCAGAGTCCACAGTACATTTTTTTCTAGCCGATGATTATAGTTGCAACATATTTCATTTGCATTATATAGCCCTATGTTAAATATGAAATGTAACAGATATCGAAATCACACCCCCAAAAAACTGCAGTGCTTAATTTTTGTGTTGCTAAAATTAATGATTATCCAACACATATCGTGTAAACATTGCGTACATAACCAATATTTTGATAAGTGCTTAGTATTGTAATTGTCTTCCAAAAGAAATTTTGACGAACTTATAATTGTAATATCATAATCATATAGTCCACATATAAGGTCATAGAAGGCAGTAAGGGAGCCTTTATACTGGCCGCCAGCTTCCTTATGTTAAGGGGGTACCAGACGATGAAATAAAGTCTTAATCCGATAAAAACGAATGGATCTAACTAGCTGATATGTtgcaaataaattaaatatgGCTTTAGAAGTGAAAAACTGTCTACATCTGTGGATATTAccaataaaaataatacatttggCGACAGTGAAGGAGttattttcatctgttttaaaaattttattattattgctattttcatgtattttaagaaaagataaaataagataagatgatctttatttaacgtcggttttaacaaacattttaaacactAGCTAATACAATCTATTTTGCTTGATATCTTGTGTTAATGAGaggtttaaagggaaaaaaagtatatgggtgttattataaatgttatattttataacCTTATGTTAAtaaactatctatctatctaacatGAAAGCATTCTAGTTATAGACAGAGTGAACTGTGAGTTATATTTACCAGTCATCATTTGTCGCACTTAACTATGCCTTGCTTAAGTTTCAGCTTCTACTTTCCAGGACTTGAATACGATTGCAGAATCCAACCCATCAGTAAATGTTGTAGAGTTAGGTGAGTAGCATCCAGTCCATTATTAAATATTGTTGAGCAATGTATGAAGCAATTAGATTATAAAATCAATCCAGTCCTTCATTAAATGTTGTTGAGCAAGGTAAGTAGCAATGAAGTTGAAAAATCCAATCCTTCATTAAATGTTGTTGAGCAAGGTAAGTAGCAATGAAATTGAAAAATCCAATCCTTCATTAAATGTTGTTGAGCAAGGTAAGTAGCAATGAAATCAACGGAATTGAAAAATCCAATCCTTCATTAAATGTTGTTGAGCAAAGTAAGTAGCAATGAAGTTGAAAAATCCAATCCTTCATTAAATATTGTTGAGCAAGATGAGTAGCGATGAGATTGTAAAATCAAATCcatcaataaaatttaatattattgATCTATGTAAGTAACAATAAGGTTGAAAAGTCAAATCCGTAGTAAATGTTGTTGAGCCATAGGTGTCTGAAGCTCAAtcagtaaaatatatatgcaggttagatctcatggtatattaggtgggtggggtatggtgatgcatatatttattgatagagttTTAAGGTTGAGAATTatgccttgagaaacaaaaatcaaacaacaccaaatcatagaatgaaagagttgtttgacatgaaaattgaacagcatgcaaaacatatatattactttacgaaacaagtgtcagtatactgatataaacattgaattccggaaaaggagtgcctaaaggggccccacttccggacagtcaaacgcctttaaaaacaccattttcaaagaactgtttcacatgttcgttttgatgcatttgcaatggcGTGCGAGTGATGAAAATTCACAttacaaggtggaacacagttttcagcaatttttatctttatttctttacaaatggtattcattttcaaagggagacaattttttccgaatattttaagtacaaatggcattcattctcaaagggagacaattttttccgaatattttaagtattcgtcgagaaaaagttgtctccctttgaaaatgaatgccatttgtaaagaaataaagataaacaattgctgaaaactgtgttccatcttgttatgtgaaatttcaccactcgcacgctattgtaaatgcatcaaaacgaacatgtgtaacagttctttgaaaatggtgagtttttaaaggcgtttgactgtccggaagtggggcccctttaggcagtccttttctggaattcaatgtttatatcagtttaCTGACACATGTTTCGtaatgtaatatacatgttttgcatgctgttcaattttcgtgtTCAACAACCCTTTCTtactatgatttggtgttgtttcatttttgtttctcaaggcctaattctcaaccTTAAGGGCCTGTGGTTGAGCAAAGTAAGTAGCAATGAGATTGCATGTAAATGTTAATACGTTTTATAAGTAGTTATTAGGTTACAGGATCAAGTCAATCAGTAAATGTTGCTGAGCCAGGTAAGTAGCAATCACATTTCAGGATCCAGTTAGTAACTGAACATCTTTAACTTGATGAATGTAAGTGTGAAAAATTGTTCTTGGCATTGCTACTTCATAATTGAATTACCATTTAGGGCGGTATATAGTCTTCTCaacacaaaactatatcatttgCCTCCTTAGTTTacatatttcaaaagtgttgcatGAAACTGATAATTGTAAGTAGATAATTTTACAGGCAATGT includes these proteins:
- the LOC123529050 gene encoding C-factor-like, giving the protein MLSPKSVLITGCNRGIGLEIVKQFLQLTEPPKFLFACCRNPVAATELNAIAESNPQVRVVELDVVKQDTIEKAKLLVASIVENEGLNLLINNSGVYVPIGLVDVTREEMKRHYEVNAVGPLMVTQAFLPLLKQAARQHPTDPLSCSKAGIINISSGTGSISENSTGGSYPSRTSKAALNMITSNLSLDLKVDGILCTAIHPGWVKTEMGGESALITTEESVKGIMSVLEKLQGEEGSGKFYHGFKGELIGW